TTTTAGAAGTTCTGGATGTGCTGTAGTATCAGAAGCAATAACAGGTGTACCACATAGCATTGCATTCAATACTGTCCAACTTAGTCCTTCTTGAAAAGAGCAATTAACAAGACAATCTATTCCGTTAAAGACTTTTACCATATCCTCTTCAGCTAAAGGGGGACCATTTTTCTTTGCTGATATAGTTCCTGTTTTTATTTTGTAGTCTTGAACTAGAGACTGAATATTAAAAATACCTTCAATATCCGTATGAAGATATAAATATGCCTCTTTCTTTTGTGGGGATACAATTTCACCAAAAGCTTTTAAAATTCTTGGCGGATCTTTTCGTACTTGATTTTTACCTACAAATCCAAAAATGAAAAGATCATCATTTTCTTCACCGCCGAGTAAATTCTTTTTAATTAATTTTTTTTCCTCTTCAGAAAGTGGGATATACATATCTGAATCAGCAAGACGCGGTCTAAAATAACGTAATTTTGGAACACTGTCCTTTAATATATTATACCCATATTCACTGTACACACAAGGAATATCAAAGAAATTAATCCAATTCACCCAATCAAGTCTCAATTCATTAAGATCATATGGAAATATACTAGAATAAGTAATATTATTTCTATTTCTGTATTCGTGTAATTGATTAAAAATATAACCATATCTCCAAATATCTAGTCCTACAATTACCATTGCATCATATTTAAACTTATAAAGTAATTCTACTACTTGATTCCCACCATATATTTCTTCATTGAAAGGAACATAAGGAATTAATTTATAAGGAAGATTTTCAGGAATAGAAGAATTTACGAAGTGTGCTTTTGTAGGTAGTAAAACACCAAAACAAGATATTTCAAATCTGGAATAATCTACTTCACTAAGAAGGGAACGCATCATGTTCCCATTACCACTAAAAGAATATGGATGATCCCCCACTAAAAGAATACGTTTCTTCACTGGACTTCCTCCAATTTACAAAATTCACCAAGAATGGCGATTGTTTATTCCCGTGTATCTTCTTCAACTGTTACAACGTCTATACCACTTGAAGTTCTTTTCTTAACGATTGTAACTTTTAAATATTCCCCACTAACAGGAACATATCTGTCAAGAACTTTGATACCATAACTACTTGGAATGTATAACTCGTCTCTTACGAGATTTAACTGAGCGAAGTCCTGTTCATTTAATTCATTTCCAAACAACGATTCTGTCAATAATCCATAAGCACTAACCTTAACTGTATTCCAAGTTGTTTTTTCTTGGTACGTTTGTGAATAAGTTTCACCTGACATTTCTGTTACTGCAGGTCTTTGTAACTCCCCAGAAACATTTGCCCTATAGAACACACAATTGTACTTGTAAATTTGATTCTCTAAATCTATCCCTTGTTTATTGACAACGATATAATCAGAATTGAGAGGGGTTATATGAACTACATCACCTGGAACAACTATCGAATCATATGAAATTTCTGTTTCAAGAAAAAACTCAAGAATGAAAGGCTTTGTTGCTTGCTTATTTGGCTTTAATCTTAGATATTCTCCAGACAATACAGTGTCACGAATTACAGTGAAAGATGACCCAACCTCTTCTAATATTTCTTTTATATCGGGTCCAATTGACACTATTTAATCCTCTGTTGCTGGAGTAATAATCGTTGTATTTTTATATGAATCGCTGTAAGTTAAATCCCTGCCCGTTCGTTTCTCGTAAACAAAACCTGCATCCATTTTCACACCAGCAATACCTGCTTTATCTTCAGTAGTGTTCATTATCCCGCCTATCTCTACCTTCCACTCTTCATCCATAGACTCCACAAGTTTCTGGTAATGATCAAAACGATGTTGAAGATTTATTCCATCAACTTTGAATTTATGAGCAGATTCAGAACGCAACATGAAATAAAGGTTTCTTACAACACGTTGCTTCAACCACTTAACTTTATAATTATCAGTAACAGGAAATGACCAACCAGTATCCGCAACTGCATCTGAAGCAGCATTTACAAAGTCTACCGCTTCAAACCTAGTTGAAAGACCTTTTAGTTCCTGCTGAACTACTGTTATTAGTTCACCACTTGTCATTTCTTCCGTCTCCGAACTAATGCAGGTTTTGTTTCTTGCAGCACTTCAATTTCTGGTTCTTTTATATCTATTGCTTCTATATTAATTTCTTCTACAGGCAATTGTTCTTGGGGTATGACGATTTCAGGTTTCTTATACCTGACAACCACCATACCCCTATTGAGTGAGATTTCTTGAAGCAAATCAGGTGGTACAGGATCAAGATACTTTCCAGGTTTTAATATATCACCTTTTCTTGTCTTTAATGATTTCAGCAACAACACTTCGACTATCTCTCGTTTTTCCATAGTCGATTCCTTTCTTGATTAATTGGTGGGTTCTACTTCTACTATGATACAAATATTATGCATCTTAGTAGCGGGAGAAGTTTCTCCATTGTAGACAAAATCCCAAGTGAACACATCACCTTCAGTAAACGAATTTGCAGTGTGATCAACAACACCATATCTTATACCAGTATCAGCAGCACTTGCAAAAGTCGTTTTCTGTGCTGACAATTCACCTGAAATCGCACCAATTCTAGGATTAGTTGTCAAACAACTTGTACCGTTGATCTTTACATCAACTTCCCCACTTACGTATACAGCGGTGTCTCGTTTTCCACAACCAAGTGCTGACATGTAAACATCAACAACCTTGCCGGGAAAACGTGCTACTCCAAGAGGCATCCCTCTCTGAGTAACAACCACTTCACCTGAGATAGTACCCACAAACGGGGGAAATACCTCATTTGCTACTTGCTGGGGGAAGTTGACCGGAAGTGGAAAATACGGTCTTCTTTGATTAGGCATTGATTCCCCCTTAATGTACTGTCAAGCAGTAAATTCCCTTGGGACGATACAGAACAGGCAAACCCTTATTCTCTACCATTACCCATCTTCCTTCAGGATCATTCATGTCCCACGAACTTACTTTAAGTCCATAAGAACGAGAAAGACCAAAAGGGGCACTGTAATAACCACCAATCAAATCACCTTCAATTCGTTCGCAATACATCGCAAACTTATTTTCAGCAAGAAACTTTCTGGTCATCGAAACGAAATCTTCACCCTTTTTGTATGTGGATACAGGAGCAGTATCAACTGTGACTGTACCATTCTCAGGAGATACAGCAGAAATCGTGCAATCTTCAGAAGTTCCAGCAGAAACATCATTGAAAGTGAGTTCAGAACCAACTACAAAATCATCTGTATTGTCTACACTGATTGATACTGTAGTGCCCCCAGTTACCCCACCAGTCAACCAAGCTCTTATCTCGTACATCTCATCATAGACCATGATATTCGGAATCTGGAAGAGATTTTGAAGAGCAGGAATAGGATTAGTGAGATAAGCATTAAGACCAGGCTGGCCAGCAAATCCAGAATTAGCCATGATCTGAAGGAGTTGCTTATCTTGCTGCAAGAGCTTCAGAACTTCAGAGGTCATAACAGCGTGAGTTACCTTTGCAGCAGCTTTATTCTGGAGATAAAGTCTAGCATCTGCAATATCGTCCACGATATCCCTGTTAACTCCACCATCCCACTTGCGATCAGCAGCGAGAGTTACAAGATGTGCGGCAGGAACACCATAATCAACAGATACTTTGACTTCCCCACGACCAACATAACTGAAAGAACCTTCAGTGATCATCTGACAGAACATCCATTCTTTCCTGCGATCTGCCCTATTACGAAGATTCTTCGTTTCTTGTGCAATCTTCCTTGCAGCAGGCATGTAAACCTGTCGAGTACCTATCTGACGAAGATTATTCAAGAACATTTCATCAAAGAACAATTTTTCCTTCCAGTATGCAGCCATTGCTCGACCTGCACCGTGACCTGTAAGAGAAGTTTCCTTTGCAGGTGCACCAGGTGCAGCAAACGGAGTAAGTCCACGAGTTCCGGTTATGCTTTCCCATTCGATAGAATCAGATTCATTATCCTCACTGGGAAATGCATTCATAAAATGAAGATTGGGTGGTGTCATGTAACTTTCAATAGTCTTCTTGAGCACCACAAGTCTCAGATCAGGTATATCAGAAGCGCCTTTAGGCATATTATTTCACCTCCTCCCTTGTCTTACTTCAAGATCAAATATTGGCCGTCTTCAACTGCACTAAGATCAGTTACAGCAGCATCATCAACATTTTCACACAACCCCTCAATAAGAATGGCATTAGTTACAATTCTTACACCAAGACCACCCTTTGCATTAACACCAACACCGGTATCAACTGCAAATTCAAGAATACCTTTACAGTAGCTATATGTATTGGCATTTTCAGTATCAATGGCAATGTGGGCATTGTTAGCAGATGTGTGACTTGCAGATACAGTACCTGTGTATGTGATAGCTGCTTTATTTCTGTACGTGGTTCTATCAATTACTGTTATCGTCAATTGATATGGAGTACCACCATCAGAATTTACTGCTATTACATCACCTACCTTGAATTTGTAAGAATCATCAAGACTGACATAAACAGTTTGAGCAGTTCCTGAATCTTCAAGAAGGTATGCACGAGCACCATCCCAACTAACAGGATCACCAGCCGATTCATTCGGATTCGGACTATAAGGAACCCAGTAACCCGCCCTATCCCCAGCAACAATCTTGCCAAGAGCTGCACCTTGAGGAACTACACCATACCCAGGAATCAAAGAAACCTCAAGAGTAAGCGCAAGATCACGCTTACTTCTATAAAGCCTTTTGTAATCTGGGCCACCTTCTGTGAACATATAGGGAGTATCACCCTGATGAGTTACCAACGAACCTGCCATAACGTATCACCTCTCTTTCTACAAATTACTTTGCAAGTTTCAAATTCCTCTTAACAATAGCATCTTCCTCAGCAGAAAGGTCTCTATCCTGATCATCAGGATCAAGATCCTCAGAATCAACTGCTTTCGAAGCAGTGCCAAATCCAAGAACTGCGGGTTGAGAAAAACTACCTTCCCAGTCTTTGATCTTAGCATCAATAGCAGTAGAGAAACCTTCTACATCAAGAGCACCTTCCTTTACAAACTCATCAGAACTTACAACTTTCTTAAGGTCTTCGTGTCTGCGTGAGGGTATCTTACTCGAATTGAGTTTCTTTGACCAAATAGCGTCAATACTAGCTGAAAGTTCTCTTTCCGAACGAAGGATATCTTGTTCCTTGAGCTTTGTATTCTCGGTTTTAAGTACTTTGCTTTCTTGCTCTACAGCATTCAAGCGATTACTCAAATCCTGAATCTGGGGACTAACAGAAGCTTGAGCTTCCTCTTGAATCTGTTTTACAAGTTCGGGATGTTTTTCCTTCAGTTCTTTCAAATCCATAGTGACATTACCTCCTTCTTGTTGTTCTGTGATATCTAGTTGCACTTTGTCATCTTCTGCAATTGAACCATTTTTATTTCCCTTTTTCAATTGCACCAATTCATGCAACCTGTTCATTGCCATCTCTCTTGTGCCAACGTGATCAATCAAGCCAACACTTTTTGCTTGATTACCTATAAAAACTCGCCCCTCCGCCATCTTCATTGCATCTTCGGACGAAACCCCTCGATTTGTTGCTACATCATCAACAAAAATCTTGTAATAAGTATCAACCATCTCCTGAATATATGCTTTACCTTCAGGTGACAAAGGTTCATCTTGACTTGCTATTCTTTTATATTTACCTGCATATATGTTAGTTTTCTTTACACCTATTTGTTCCTGTTGCTTTGAATAATCATTATGTACAGCAGCAACACCGATTGAGCCAGCTTGAGATAAATCTGTTCCAAATATCTCAGATGCAGCAGAGCTAACCCAATATGCAGCACTCGCCATCAATCCATCAGTGAAAGCAATAATAGGTTTTATGTCTCTTGCTTCTTTAATGTGGTCAGCAAGTTCTTTTGTTCCTTCAACTGCGCCCCCAGGTGAATCAACATCAAGAAAAATACCTTTAACATATGGATCTTCAATTGCTGCTTGAATATGACTTTTCAAAACCTGTGTAGATGTCCCCCCACTAAATTCACTCATCATATTCATGCGTTTGCTCATTACACCATAAACAGGTATTTTTGCAATACCATCTTCTATAGTGTAGTGTTCTGAAGCATTGTTGCCACTCTTTCCTACTCTATAAGCTTCAAAATCAGATAATTGTGCAGAAGCAAGTCTGTTAAGAAGAAACGAATTTATTTCCTCAAGTTTTTCTGGAACTATAGCACAAGGGGTATTTTGAAAAGTATCAAGTAAAATACTTCCAGAACTTTCTGCTTTTTTACTTT
This is a stretch of genomic DNA from Candidatus Cloacimonas sp.. It encodes these proteins:
- a CDS encoding major capsid protein, whose protein sequence is MPKGASDIPDLRLVVLKKTIESYMTPPNLHFMNAFPSEDNESDSIEWESITGTRGLTPFAAPGAPAKETSLTGHGAGRAMAAYWKEKLFFDEMFLNNLRQIGTRQVYMPAARKIAQETKNLRNRADRRKEWMFCQMITEGSFSYVGRGEVKVSVDYGVPAAHLVTLAADRKWDGGVNRDIVDDIADARLYLQNKAAAKVTHAVMTSEVLKLLQQDKQLLQIMANSGFAGQPGLNAYLTNPIPALQNLFQIPNIMVYDEMYEIRAWLTGGVTGGTTVSISVDNTDDFVVGSELTFNDVSAGTSEDCTISAVSPENGTVTVDTAPVSTYKKGEDFVSMTRKFLAENKFAMYCERIEGDLIGGYYSAPFGLSRSYGLKVSSWDMNDPEGRWVMVENKGLPVLYRPKGIYCLTVH
- the sppA gene encoding signal peptide peptidase SppA, which translates into the protein MPSPNKGEKKQDYINRCNKDLIEKEGYKPDQANAICNSKWDKSKKAESSGSILLDTFQNTPCAIVPEKLEEINSFLLNRLASAQLSDFEAYRVGKSGNNASEHYTIEDGIAKIPVYGVMSKRMNMMSEFSGGTSTQVLKSHIQAAIEDPYVKGIFLDVDSPGGAVEGTKELADHIKEARDIKPIIAFTDGLMASAAYWVSSAASEIFGTDLSQAGSIGVAAVHNDYSKQQEQIGVKKTNIYAGKYKRIASQDEPLSPEGKAYIQEMVDTYYKIFVDDVATNRGVSSEDAMKMAEGRVFIGNQAKSVGLIDHVGTREMAMNRLHELVQLKKGNKNGSIAEDDKVQLDITEQQEGGNVTMDLKELKEKHPELVKQIQEEAQASVSPQIQDLSNRLNAVEQESKVLKTENTKLKEQDILRSERELSASIDAIWSKKLNSSKIPSRRHEDLKKVVSSDEFVKEGALDVEGFSTAIDAKIKDWEGSFSQPAVLGFGTASKAVDSEDLDPDDQDRDLSAEEDAIVKRNLKLAK